A genomic segment from Malus domestica chromosome 05, GDT2T_hap1 encodes:
- the LOC103435820 gene encoding uncharacterized protein isoform X4, whose translation MAECLASPLCMKLQMRRSYVKEEGSVPRSSRLQKVQSGRKNDNPENSGYALDAVKRKLSDSLQAFELGGNLGDRVLQREGYTAKRPLSLNAVADGPRLRLLWASFLRIEEEVINISNSGIYKLDECLTDFSDVIRKSCQPVCMSWLETELHLLNSKPTKALVTLMDGKLDGDNTVLQNIRNSGKEDLYAELMCFLSFGSLREGCCYDGSLFKKHGVSILEDLVISLADGIVSIYLELISVDSNFSDEMDNLPLTLCTLSTRALQRLRNEVALYQWLYQNLEAVASMYEDRFDLWTFQSQLIEESNNSWTENYKWWKWLSRKKSDTASSTLHQVVISQFSMPVKRTKELRALTGWRYYFSLFLELYDISMPLIRAVVDNVSRGLSFFLKCLIGRSLGLIYTGIRQSLRWK comes from the exons atgGCGGAATGTCTGGCTTCGCCATTATGTATGAAGCTGCAGATGCGGAGAAGTTATGTCAAAGAGGAAGGCTCTGTACCCCGGAGTTCACGTCTGCAGAAAGTGCAAAG TGGAAGAAAGAATGATAATCCAGAAAATTCAGGTTATGCCTTGGATGCAGTGAAAAGGAAACTTTCAGATTCACTCCAAGCTTTTGAACTTGGGGGTAATTTGGGAGACAGGGTCCTTCAACGTGAGGGATACACTGCAAAGCGACCCTTAAGTTTGAATGCTGTTGCTGATGGTCCAAGATTAAGATTGCTCTGGGCATCATTTCTGCGAATTGAGGAAGAG GTGATTAATATCTCAAATTctggaatttataaattggatGAGTGCTTGACGGATTTTTCTGATGTTATACGAAAGTCGTGTCAGCCTGTTTGCATGAGCTGGTTAGAAACAGAACTTCATCTTTTAAACAGCAAGCCTACCAAG GCACTTGTTACGCTGATGGATGGAAAGTTAGATGGAGACAATACTGTTTTACAGAACATCAGGAACTCAGGCAAGGAAGACCTTTATGCAGAACTAATGTGCTTTCTAAGCTTCGGTTCTCTCAG GGAGGGATGCTGTTATGACGGTAGTCTGTTTAAGAAACACGGAGTTTCCATACTGGAAGATTTGGTGATAAGTTTAGCAGACGGGATAGTAAGCATATATTTGGAGCTTATTTCTGTTGACAGCAATTTCTCAGATGAAATGGATAACCTGCCTTTGACATTGTGTACATTGTCAACAAGAGCACTCCAAAGATTACGAAATGAG GTAGCTTTGTACCAATggttgtatcaaaatttggaGGCAGTTGCATCAATGTATGAGGATCGATTTGATTTATGGACATTTCAGAGCCAACTCATCGAGGAGTCAAACAATAGCTGGACTGAGAATTATAAGTGGTGGAAGTGGCTTAGCCGGAAAAAATCTGACACTGCGTCATCAACATTACATCAGGTTGTGATAAGTCAATTCTCTATGCCTGTAAAGCGAACAAAAGAATTAAGGGCCCTTACGGGGTG GAGGTATTACTTCAGCCTATTCCTTGAGTTATACGACATCAGCATGCCTTTGATTAGAGCAGTTGTAGACAACGTCAGTAGGGGTCTCTCGTTTTTTCTAAAATGCTTGATTGGAAGGTCATTAGGACTCATCTACACCGGAATTAGACAGTCTCTACGATGGAAGTGA
- the LOC103435821 gene encoding guanine nucleotide-binding protein-like NSN1, whose product MVKKSKKSKSKRVTLSKKYKVIRKVKEHHKKKAKDAKKLGFKNKKVEKDPGIPNDWPFKEQELKALEVRRAKYIEEEEQKKAARKERAKKRKMGILEDDDVPNSEEVAEEESIDDSTAFGNNRDSSDRAFYKELVKVIEASDVILEVLDARDPLGTRCIDMEKMVMKSGPNKHLVLLLNKIDLVPREAAEKWLTYLREELPAVAFKCNTQEQRSNLGWKSSSKKSKPSSLLQTSDCLGAETLLKLLKNYSRSHEIKKSITVGVIGLPNVGKSSLINSLKRSRVVNVGSTPGLTRSLQEVQLDNNVKLLDCPGVVMLRSKENDASIALRNCKRIEKLEDPIAPVKEILKLCPERLLVTLYKLPSFDSVDDFLHKVATVRGKLKKGGVVDIGAAARIVLHDWNEGKIPYYTMPPVRNQDHPSEANIVSQLGKAFNIDEVYNAESSFIGSLKSVSDFHPVEVPPSCPLNFNEDIEEVDTAEGPSSHGDGSPEDMVDGDDDQSMACEEDDGGKPKEKKAIRTIRQNEKLYTAEGILNPKLKKAERKKKKKAKSAAASVDAMDADGDYDFKVDYKNKGSAMDVSDGQLIGKVPMSGTGFDEPEK is encoded by the exons ATGgtgaagaaaagcaaaa AGAGCAAGAGTAAGAGAGTGACGTTGAGTAAGAAGTACAAGGTGATAAGGAAGGTGAAGGAGCACCACAAAAAGAAGGCCAAGGACGCCAAGAAGCTCGGCTTCAAGAACAAGAAGGTCGAGAAGGACCCGGGTATTCCTAATGACTGGCCCTTCAAGGAGCAGGAGCTCAAGGCTCTCGAAGTCCGTCGGGCTAAATATATCGAAGAAGAAGAGCAAAAGAAGGCTGCCCGCAAAGAAAGG GCTAAAAAGAGGAAGATGGGGATTTTAGAGGACGACGATGTCCCCAATTCAGAGGAAGTGGCAGAAGAAGAGAGTATTGATGATTCCACTGCCTTCGGGAATAATAGAG ATAGCTCAGATAGGGCTTTCTACAAGGAGTTGGTTAAAGTTATTGAAGCCTCAGATGTCATTTTGGAAGTTCTTGATGCTCGAGACCCCCTGGGTACCCGATGTAttgatatggaaaagatggTGATGAAATCGGGTCCTAACAAGCATCTCGTCTTACTTCTGAACAAAATTG ATCTTGTCCCACGAGAAGCTGCTGAGAAATGGCTGACTTATCTTAGGGAAGAGTTACCAGCTGTTGCCTTCAAGTGCAACACCCAAGAGCAAAGGTCAAACTTAGGGTGGAAATCATCTTCGAAGAAATCAAAACCAAGCAGCCTTCTCCAGACAAGCGACTGTCTGGGAGCTGAAACTCTTCTAAAATTGTTGAAGAACTATTCCAGAAGTCATGAG ATCAAGAAATCAATTACTGTGGGTGTTATCGGCCTTCCCAATGTCGGAAAGAGTAGTCTGATTAATAGTTTGAAGAGAAGCCGTGTTGTCAATGTTGGTTCTACTCCAGGATTAACAAGATCACTGCAAGAAGTTCAGTTGGATAATAATGTCAAATTGCTGGACTGCCCTGGTGTTGTAATGCTTAGATCTAAAGAGAATGATGCCTCTATAGCACTACGAAACTGCAAAAGAATTGAGAAGTTAGAGGATCCAATTGCTCCAG TAAAGGAAATTTTGAAGCTTTGCCCAGAAAGACTTTTGGTGACTCTATACAAGCTCCCAAGTTTCGATTCAGTTGATGACTTTCTGCATAAGGTGGCTACAGTTAGGGGTAAGCTAAAAAAGGGTGGTGTTGTAGATATTGGCGCTGCCGCAAGAATTGTGCTGCACGACTGGAACGAGG GTAAAATTCCATACTACACTATGCCCCCAGTTAGGAATCAAGATCATCCTTCAGAGGCAAACATTGTTTCGCAGCTGGGCAAGGCGTTTAACATTGATGAAGTATACAATGCAGAATCTTCATTCATCGGAAGCCTCAAGTCTGTTAGTGATTTCCATCCTGTCGAAGTTCCTCCCAGTTGCCCGCTCAATTTCAATGAAGATATTGAAGAG GTTGATACGGCAGAAGGACCATCAAGTCATGGTGATGGAAGTCCTGAAGATATGGTTGACGGAGACGATGACCAGTCCATGGCATGTGAAGAAGATGATGGTGGCAAACCCAAGGAAAAGAAAGCTATTAGAACTATCAGGCAAAATGAGAAATTGTACACAGCTGAAGGTATTCTCAATCCTAAGCTAAAGAAagcagaaaggaagaaaaagaaaaaggccaAGTCAGCCGCAGCCTCAGTCGACGCTATGGATGCTGACGGTGACTATGACTTTAAAGTGGATTACAAGAACAAGGGATCCGCTATGGATGTTAGTGATGGTCAACTTATAGGAAAGGTTCCGATGTCTGGTACTGGATTTGATGAACCGGAGAAATAG
- the LOC103435820 gene encoding uncharacterized protein isoform X5, which yields MAECLASPLCMKLQMRRSYVKEEGSVPRSSRLQKVQSRKYSYGRCKTVPFLTWRMCEFTALGISNVKVGPFSEASSKCACLGSLVGSDGAVASDWVPIADQVLLTASVFLTYMAGVIPGRTSSSTFRKGISNDNVGCETSTASGSGRKNDNPENSGYALDAVKRKLSDSLQAFELGGNLGDRVLQREGYTAKRPLSLNAVADGPRLRLLWASFLRIEEEVINISNSGIYKLDECLTDFSDVIRKSCQPVCMSWLETELHLLNSKPTKALVTLMDGKLDGDNTVLQNIRNSGKEDLYAELMCFLSFGSLREGCCYDGSLFKKHGVSILEDLVISLADGIVSIYLELISVDSNFSDEMDNLPLTLCTLSTRALQRLRNEETVDWACYTSFWWLPMYSGGGCT from the exons atgGCGGAATGTCTGGCTTCGCCATTATGTATGAAGCTGCAGATGCGGAGAAGTTATGTCAAAGAGGAAGGCTCTGTACCCCGGAGTTCACGTCTGCAGAAAGTGCAAAG TAGGAAGTATTCGTATGGAAGGTGCAAGACAGTTCCATTTCTGACCTGGAGAATGTGTGAGTTCACTGCTCTAGGCATTTCAAATGTGAAAGTTGGTCCTTTTTCTGAGGCTTCCTCGAAATGTGCTTGCTTGGGGTCTTTGGTAGGCTCCGATGGTGCAGTAGCCTCTGATTGGGTACCTATTGCTGATCAAGTGCTTCTGACAGCCAGTGTATTTCTCACATATATGGCTGGAGTAATTCCTGGTCGGACCTCTAGTTCAACTTTTCGAAAGGGCATCTCCAATGACAATGTGGGCTGTGAAACCTCAACCGCTTCTGGTAG TGGAAGAAAGAATGATAATCCAGAAAATTCAGGTTATGCCTTGGATGCAGTGAAAAGGAAACTTTCAGATTCACTCCAAGCTTTTGAACTTGGGGGTAATTTGGGAGACAGGGTCCTTCAACGTGAGGGATACACTGCAAAGCGACCCTTAAGTTTGAATGCTGTTGCTGATGGTCCAAGATTAAGATTGCTCTGGGCATCATTTCTGCGAATTGAGGAAGAG GTGATTAATATCTCAAATTctggaatttataaattggatGAGTGCTTGACGGATTTTTCTGATGTTATACGAAAGTCGTGTCAGCCTGTTTGCATGAGCTGGTTAGAAACAGAACTTCATCTTTTAAACAGCAAGCCTACCAAG GCACTTGTTACGCTGATGGATGGAAAGTTAGATGGAGACAATACTGTTTTACAGAACATCAGGAACTCAGGCAAGGAAGACCTTTATGCAGAACTAATGTGCTTTCTAAGCTTCGGTTCTCTCAG GGAGGGATGCTGTTATGACGGTAGTCTGTTTAAGAAACACGGAGTTTCCATACTGGAAGATTTGGTGATAAGTTTAGCAGACGGGATAGTAAGCATATATTTGGAGCTTATTTCTGTTGACAGCAATTTCTCAGATGAAATGGATAACCTGCCTTTGACATTGTGTACATTGTCAACAAGAGCACTCCAAAGATTACGAAATGAG GAAACTGTTGATTGGGCATGCTATACTTCCTTTTGGTGGCTGCCTATGTATTCCGGAGGTGGTTGTACGTAG
- the LOC103435822 gene encoding uncharacterized protein At4g13200, chloroplastic has translation MISGVLTSASASPQALSSLLSKPRSSSFFSASSSSSASVHTDLKLKSVGFYGRIGSQRSRLDCSANPGGPGFGEGDSRSVLDAFFLGKALAEAINDRVESGVGEFLSTIGRLQAEQQKLVEEFQEDVLERAKKAKEKAAREAVEAQGIVTSTTESITPVTTTNGVTAVSSTTTTTVVTPVNQSSLSEPAPSTTKDEQDPGDDDTVRGVPIDD, from the exons ATGATTAGTGGGGTTTTAacttctgcttctgcttcccCACAAGCACTTTCTTCCCTGCTTTCTAAACCCAGAAGCAGCAGCTTTTTCTCTGCGTCGTCTTCAAGCTCTGCAAGTGTTCATACAGATTTGAAGCTTAAAAGCGTTGGATTTTATGGAAGAATTGGGTCTCAGAGAAGCAGATTGGACTGCAGTGCAAATCCTGGTGGGCCCGGATTTG GTGAGGGTGATAGCAGGAGTGTTCTGGATGCCTTTTTCTTGGGGAAAGCTCTAGCTGAAGCTATAAACGACCGCGTTGAGTCCGGTGTAGGCGAGTTTTTGAGCACGATTGGTAGGCTGCAAGCTGAGCAGCAGAAGCTTGTAGAGGAGTTTCAG GAAGATGTACTGGAAAGAGCCAAAAAGGCCAAAGAGAAAGCAGCACGCGAGGCGGTGGAGGCACAAGGAATCGTGACATCAACTACAGAATCCATAACACCAGTCACAACCACCAACGGCGTTACAGCAGTATCTTCGACAACCACGACGACTGTGGTCACTCCTGTGAATCAATCCTCATTGTCTGAACCAGCTCCCTCAACAACTAAGGACGAACAAGATCCGGGTGACGATGACACGGTTCGAGGGGTGCCAATTGATGATTGA
- the LOC103435820 gene encoding uncharacterized protein isoform X2, which yields MAECLASPLCMKLQMRRSYVKEEGSVPRSSRLQKVQRKYSYGRCKTVPFLTWRMCEFTALGISNVKVGPFSEASSKCACLGSLVGSDGAVASDWVPIADQVLLTASVFLTYMAGVIPGRTSSSTFRKGISNDNVGCETSTASGSGRKNDNPENSGYALDAVKRKLSDSLQAFELGGNLGDRVLQREGYTAKRPLSLNAVADGPRLRLLWASFLRIEEEVINISNSGIYKLDECLTDFSDVIRKSCQPVCMSWLETELHLLNSKPTKALVTLMDGKLDGDNTVLQNIRNSGKEDLYAELMCFLSFGSLREGCCYDGSLFKKHGVSILEDLVISLADGIVSIYLELISVDSNFSDEMDNLPLTLCTLSTRALQRLRNEVALYQWLYQNLEAVASMYEDRFDLWTFQSQLIEESNNSWTENYKWWKWLSRKKSDTASSTLHQVVISQFSMPVKRTKELRALTGWRYYFSLFLELYDISMPLIRAVVDNVSRGLSFFLKCLIGRSLGLIYTGIRQSLRWK from the exons atgGCGGAATGTCTGGCTTCGCCATTATGTATGAAGCTGCAGATGCGGAGAAGTTATGTCAAAGAGGAAGGCTCTGTACCCCGGAGTTCACGTCTGCAGAAAGTGCAAAG GAAGTATTCGTATGGAAGGTGCAAGACAGTTCCATTTCTGACCTGGAGAATGTGTGAGTTCACTGCTCTAGGCATTTCAAATGTGAAAGTTGGTCCTTTTTCTGAGGCTTCCTCGAAATGTGCTTGCTTGGGGTCTTTGGTAGGCTCCGATGGTGCAGTAGCCTCTGATTGGGTACCTATTGCTGATCAAGTGCTTCTGACAGCCAGTGTATTTCTCACATATATGGCTGGAGTAATTCCTGGTCGGACCTCTAGTTCAACTTTTCGAAAGGGCATCTCCAATGACAATGTGGGCTGTGAAACCTCAACCGCTTCTGGTAG TGGAAGAAAGAATGATAATCCAGAAAATTCAGGTTATGCCTTGGATGCAGTGAAAAGGAAACTTTCAGATTCACTCCAAGCTTTTGAACTTGGGGGTAATTTGGGAGACAGGGTCCTTCAACGTGAGGGATACACTGCAAAGCGACCCTTAAGTTTGAATGCTGTTGCTGATGGTCCAAGATTAAGATTGCTCTGGGCATCATTTCTGCGAATTGAGGAAGAG GTGATTAATATCTCAAATTctggaatttataaattggatGAGTGCTTGACGGATTTTTCTGATGTTATACGAAAGTCGTGTCAGCCTGTTTGCATGAGCTGGTTAGAAACAGAACTTCATCTTTTAAACAGCAAGCCTACCAAG GCACTTGTTACGCTGATGGATGGAAAGTTAGATGGAGACAATACTGTTTTACAGAACATCAGGAACTCAGGCAAGGAAGACCTTTATGCAGAACTAATGTGCTTTCTAAGCTTCGGTTCTCTCAG GGAGGGATGCTGTTATGACGGTAGTCTGTTTAAGAAACACGGAGTTTCCATACTGGAAGATTTGGTGATAAGTTTAGCAGACGGGATAGTAAGCATATATTTGGAGCTTATTTCTGTTGACAGCAATTTCTCAGATGAAATGGATAACCTGCCTTTGACATTGTGTACATTGTCAACAAGAGCACTCCAAAGATTACGAAATGAG GTAGCTTTGTACCAATggttgtatcaaaatttggaGGCAGTTGCATCAATGTATGAGGATCGATTTGATTTATGGACATTTCAGAGCCAACTCATCGAGGAGTCAAACAATAGCTGGACTGAGAATTATAAGTGGTGGAAGTGGCTTAGCCGGAAAAAATCTGACACTGCGTCATCAACATTACATCAGGTTGTGATAAGTCAATTCTCTATGCCTGTAAAGCGAACAAAAGAATTAAGGGCCCTTACGGGGTG GAGGTATTACTTCAGCCTATTCCTTGAGTTATACGACATCAGCATGCCTTTGATTAGAGCAGTTGTAGACAACGTCAGTAGGGGTCTCTCGTTTTTTCTAAAATGCTTGATTGGAAGGTCATTAGGACTCATCTACACCGGAATTAGACAGTCTCTACGATGGAAGTGA
- the LOC103435820 gene encoding uncharacterized protein isoform X3, with translation MAECLASPLCMKLQMRRSYVKEEGSVPRSSRLQKVQSRKYSYGRCKTVPFLTWRMCEFTALGISNVKVGPFSEASSKCACLGSLVGSDGAVASDWVPIADQVLLTASVFLTYMAGVIPGRTSSSTFRKGISNDNVGCETSTASGYALDAVKRKLSDSLQAFELGGNLGDRVLQREGYTAKRPLSLNAVADGPRLRLLWASFLRIEEEVINISNSGIYKLDECLTDFSDVIRKSCQPVCMSWLETELHLLNSKPTKALVTLMDGKLDGDNTVLQNIRNSGKEDLYAELMCFLSFGSLREGCCYDGSLFKKHGVSILEDLVISLADGIVSIYLELISVDSNFSDEMDNLPLTLCTLSTRALQRLRNEVALYQWLYQNLEAVASMYEDRFDLWTFQSQLIEESNNSWTENYKWWKWLSRKKSDTASSTLHQVVISQFSMPVKRTKELRALTGWRYYFSLFLELYDISMPLIRAVVDNVSRGLSFFLKCLIGRSLGLIYTGIRQSLRWK, from the exons atgGCGGAATGTCTGGCTTCGCCATTATGTATGAAGCTGCAGATGCGGAGAAGTTATGTCAAAGAGGAAGGCTCTGTACCCCGGAGTTCACGTCTGCAGAAAGTGCAAAG TAGGAAGTATTCGTATGGAAGGTGCAAGACAGTTCCATTTCTGACCTGGAGAATGTGTGAGTTCACTGCTCTAGGCATTTCAAATGTGAAAGTTGGTCCTTTTTCTGAGGCTTCCTCGAAATGTGCTTGCTTGGGGTCTTTGGTAGGCTCCGATGGTGCAGTAGCCTCTGATTGGGTACCTATTGCTGATCAAGTGCTTCTGACAGCCAGTGTATTTCTCACATATATGGCTGGAGTAATTCCTGGTCGGACCTCTAGTTCAACTTTTCGAAAGGGCATCTCCAATGACAATGTGGGCTGTGAAACCTCAACCGCTTCTG GTTATGCCTTGGATGCAGTGAAAAGGAAACTTTCAGATTCACTCCAAGCTTTTGAACTTGGGGGTAATTTGGGAGACAGGGTCCTTCAACGTGAGGGATACACTGCAAAGCGACCCTTAAGTTTGAATGCTGTTGCTGATGGTCCAAGATTAAGATTGCTCTGGGCATCATTTCTGCGAATTGAGGAAGAG GTGATTAATATCTCAAATTctggaatttataaattggatGAGTGCTTGACGGATTTTTCTGATGTTATACGAAAGTCGTGTCAGCCTGTTTGCATGAGCTGGTTAGAAACAGAACTTCATCTTTTAAACAGCAAGCCTACCAAG GCACTTGTTACGCTGATGGATGGAAAGTTAGATGGAGACAATACTGTTTTACAGAACATCAGGAACTCAGGCAAGGAAGACCTTTATGCAGAACTAATGTGCTTTCTAAGCTTCGGTTCTCTCAG GGAGGGATGCTGTTATGACGGTAGTCTGTTTAAGAAACACGGAGTTTCCATACTGGAAGATTTGGTGATAAGTTTAGCAGACGGGATAGTAAGCATATATTTGGAGCTTATTTCTGTTGACAGCAATTTCTCAGATGAAATGGATAACCTGCCTTTGACATTGTGTACATTGTCAACAAGAGCACTCCAAAGATTACGAAATGAG GTAGCTTTGTACCAATggttgtatcaaaatttggaGGCAGTTGCATCAATGTATGAGGATCGATTTGATTTATGGACATTTCAGAGCCAACTCATCGAGGAGTCAAACAATAGCTGGACTGAGAATTATAAGTGGTGGAAGTGGCTTAGCCGGAAAAAATCTGACACTGCGTCATCAACATTACATCAGGTTGTGATAAGTCAATTCTCTATGCCTGTAAAGCGAACAAAAGAATTAAGGGCCCTTACGGGGTG GAGGTATTACTTCAGCCTATTCCTTGAGTTATACGACATCAGCATGCCTTTGATTAGAGCAGTTGTAGACAACGTCAGTAGGGGTCTCTCGTTTTTTCTAAAATGCTTGATTGGAAGGTCATTAGGACTCATCTACACCGGAATTAGACAGTCTCTACGATGGAAGTGA
- the LOC103435820 gene encoding uncharacterized protein isoform X1 — protein sequence MAECLASPLCMKLQMRRSYVKEEGSVPRSSRLQKVQSRKYSYGRCKTVPFLTWRMCEFTALGISNVKVGPFSEASSKCACLGSLVGSDGAVASDWVPIADQVLLTASVFLTYMAGVIPGRTSSSTFRKGISNDNVGCETSTASGSGRKNDNPENSGYALDAVKRKLSDSLQAFELGGNLGDRVLQREGYTAKRPLSLNAVADGPRLRLLWASFLRIEEEVINISNSGIYKLDECLTDFSDVIRKSCQPVCMSWLETELHLLNSKPTKALVTLMDGKLDGDNTVLQNIRNSGKEDLYAELMCFLSFGSLREGCCYDGSLFKKHGVSILEDLVISLADGIVSIYLELISVDSNFSDEMDNLPLTLCTLSTRALQRLRNEVALYQWLYQNLEAVASMYEDRFDLWTFQSQLIEESNNSWTENYKWWKWLSRKKSDTASSTLHQVVISQFSMPVKRTKELRALTGWRYYFSLFLELYDISMPLIRAVVDNVSRGLSFFLKCLIGRSLGLIYTGIRQSLRWK from the exons atgGCGGAATGTCTGGCTTCGCCATTATGTATGAAGCTGCAGATGCGGAGAAGTTATGTCAAAGAGGAAGGCTCTGTACCCCGGAGTTCACGTCTGCAGAAAGTGCAAAG TAGGAAGTATTCGTATGGAAGGTGCAAGACAGTTCCATTTCTGACCTGGAGAATGTGTGAGTTCACTGCTCTAGGCATTTCAAATGTGAAAGTTGGTCCTTTTTCTGAGGCTTCCTCGAAATGTGCTTGCTTGGGGTCTTTGGTAGGCTCCGATGGTGCAGTAGCCTCTGATTGGGTACCTATTGCTGATCAAGTGCTTCTGACAGCCAGTGTATTTCTCACATATATGGCTGGAGTAATTCCTGGTCGGACCTCTAGTTCAACTTTTCGAAAGGGCATCTCCAATGACAATGTGGGCTGTGAAACCTCAACCGCTTCTGGTAG TGGAAGAAAGAATGATAATCCAGAAAATTCAGGTTATGCCTTGGATGCAGTGAAAAGGAAACTTTCAGATTCACTCCAAGCTTTTGAACTTGGGGGTAATTTGGGAGACAGGGTCCTTCAACGTGAGGGATACACTGCAAAGCGACCCTTAAGTTTGAATGCTGTTGCTGATGGTCCAAGATTAAGATTGCTCTGGGCATCATTTCTGCGAATTGAGGAAGAG GTGATTAATATCTCAAATTctggaatttataaattggatGAGTGCTTGACGGATTTTTCTGATGTTATACGAAAGTCGTGTCAGCCTGTTTGCATGAGCTGGTTAGAAACAGAACTTCATCTTTTAAACAGCAAGCCTACCAAG GCACTTGTTACGCTGATGGATGGAAAGTTAGATGGAGACAATACTGTTTTACAGAACATCAGGAACTCAGGCAAGGAAGACCTTTATGCAGAACTAATGTGCTTTCTAAGCTTCGGTTCTCTCAG GGAGGGATGCTGTTATGACGGTAGTCTGTTTAAGAAACACGGAGTTTCCATACTGGAAGATTTGGTGATAAGTTTAGCAGACGGGATAGTAAGCATATATTTGGAGCTTATTTCTGTTGACAGCAATTTCTCAGATGAAATGGATAACCTGCCTTTGACATTGTGTACATTGTCAACAAGAGCACTCCAAAGATTACGAAATGAG GTAGCTTTGTACCAATggttgtatcaaaatttggaGGCAGTTGCATCAATGTATGAGGATCGATTTGATTTATGGACATTTCAGAGCCAACTCATCGAGGAGTCAAACAATAGCTGGACTGAGAATTATAAGTGGTGGAAGTGGCTTAGCCGGAAAAAATCTGACACTGCGTCATCAACATTACATCAGGTTGTGATAAGTCAATTCTCTATGCCTGTAAAGCGAACAAAAGAATTAAGGGCCCTTACGGGGTG GAGGTATTACTTCAGCCTATTCCTTGAGTTATACGACATCAGCATGCCTTTGATTAGAGCAGTTGTAGACAACGTCAGTAGGGGTCTCTCGTTTTTTCTAAAATGCTTGATTGGAAGGTCATTAGGACTCATCTACACCGGAATTAGACAGTCTCTACGATGGAAGTGA